The genomic window TTCACCTGGTCGGCGGTCTGGCCGGCACGCTGCTGGTCGGCCTGCTGGCCGCACCCGAGAGCGTCGCGATCAACGGCGTCTCGGGCGTGTCCAAGGGCCTGTTCTACGGCGGCGGCTTCGACCAACTGGAACGGCAAGCGGTCGGCGCATTTGCTGTCCTTGCCTATTCTGGGATTGTCACGCTTATCTTGGCCCTTATCCTGAAGTACACAATCGGGCTGCGTCTGGGTACAGAACAAGAGTCCGCGGGCATCGACGAGGCAGAGCACGCCGAAAGTGGCTACGACTTCGCAGTCGCCAGCGGTTCGGTTCTTCCTCGGGCCACCCTGCCCCCGGACAGCGCTAACGGCCTGGAAGAGCGATTGGGCGAGAAAGTGGAGGCGGAATAGAAATGAAGCTGATCACCGCAATCGTGAAGCCGTTCACGCTCGACGACGTCAAGACCAGCCTGGAAGACGCCGGAGTCCTGGGTATGACGGTCAGCGAGATCCAGGGCTACGGACGGCAGAAGGGCCACACCGAGGTCTACCGCGGTGCTGAGTACTCGGTCGACTTCGTGCCGAAGGTCCGCATCGAGGTCGTCGTCGACGACTCGATCGTCGACAAGGTCGTGGACAGCATCGTCCGGGCCGCGCGCACCGGCAAGATCGGTGACGGCAAGGTCTGGGTGAGCCCGGTGGACACCATCGTGCGGGTGCGCACCGGTGAACGCGGACCCGACGCGCTCTGATAGCTGCACATTGCTGAACCACATCGGACGGGCCGGCTGGGGGTGAACCAGCCGGACCCGTCCGACAAATCCACGCCGGATGTGCCACAAGCAGGACGCGCCTGCGCGGCGGGTGACTTGGCCGCCGCCAGGCGCGAGCTGCTGTCTGAGGGACACCCCAAGCTCGACCCCGCCGAATTGCGCCAAGCGTGCCTGGATCTGCACGAGAACTGGCTGGTCGCCAAGGCCGCAGAAATCGGGCTGACCGACGACAGCGGCTTTGCGTTGGTCGGAGTCGGCGGCCTGGGCCGCCGCGAACTGCTGCCGTATTCGGACCTGGATCTGGTGCTGCTGCACGACGGCAAGCCCGCCAACGTGCTGGGACCCGTCGCCGACAAGTTGTGGTACCCGCTGTGGGACGCCAACGTCCGCCTCGACCACAGCGTGCGCACGGTCAGCGAAGCGCTGAACACCGCCAACGCCGACCTGACGGCCGCGTTGGGCATGCTCGAAGCGCGGCACATCGCCGGTGAAGCTCGGCTGTCCACCGAGCTGATCGACGGGGTGCGGCGGCAGTGGCGCACCGGAATCCGTTCTCGCATGGACGAACTCGTCCAGACAACGCACGCCCGCTGGCTGCGGCTGGGCCGGATCGCGCACCGCGCCGAGCCCGATTTGAAATCCGGGCGCGGTGGGTTGCGCGACGTTCAGCTGCTCAACGCGCTGGCCTTGGCGCAGCTCATCGACCGCCGCGGTATGTCGAATCCGGACGTGCCGGCCGGGTCGTTGGACGACGCCTACCGGACGCTGCTGGACGTCCGCACCGAACTGCACTGGGTGTCCGGCCGCGGCCGCGACCAACTGCTGGCCCAGTTCGCCGACGACATCAGCGCCGCGCTGGGCGTCGGGGACCGGTTCGACTTGGCGCGCATGTTGTCCAACGCCGGACGCACGATCAGCTTCCACGCCGTCACCGGACTGCGCACGGCCGTCAACGCCCTGCCGCGGCGCGGCATCTCGGCTTTGGTGCGGCGGCCCAAACGCCGGCCGCTGGACGAAGGCGTCGTCGAGTACGCCGGGGAGATCGTGTTGGCGCGGGAGGCCCAACCCCAGCACGACCCCGGACTGGTCCTGCGCGTTGCCGCCGCGTCGGCCGACACCGGGGTGCCGATCGGCGCCGCGACGTTGAGCCGGCTGGCCGATAGCGCCCCGGAGTTGCCGATTCCGTGGCCGCGGGAGGCGCTGGACGACCTGCTGGTGGTGCTGTTGGCCGGGCCCACCGCGGTGGCGACCATCGAATCGCTGGACCGGATGGGGT from Mycobacterium kubicae includes these protein-coding regions:
- a CDS encoding [protein-PII] uridylyltransferase yields the protein MPQAGRACAAGDLAAARRELLSEGHPKLDPAELRQACLDLHENWLVAKAAEIGLTDDSGFALVGVGGLGRRELLPYSDLDLVLLHDGKPANVLGPVADKLWYPLWDANVRLDHSVRTVSEALNTANADLTAALGMLEARHIAGEARLSTELIDGVRRQWRTGIRSRMDELVQTTHARWLRLGRIAHRAEPDLKSGRGGLRDVQLLNALALAQLIDRRGMSNPDVPAGSLDDAYRTLLDVRTELHWVSGRGRDQLLAQFADDISAALGVGDRFDLARMLSNAGRTISFHAVTGLRTAVNALPRRGISALVRRPKRRPLDEGVVEYAGEIVLAREAQPQHDPGLVLRVAAASADTGVPIGAATLSRLADSAPELPIPWPREALDDLLVVLLAGPTAVATIESLDRMGLWGQLLPEWGAIRDLPPRDVSHKWTVDRHVIETCVHAAPLTTRVARPDLLALGALLHDIGKGRGTDHSVLGAELAVQIGERLGLSAADTDTLAKMVRHHLLLPVTATRSDLNDPKTIEAVSEAVGGDGQLLELLHALTEADSKATGPGVWSDWKASLVEDLVRRCRMMMAGERLPQAEPSAPHYLSLAAKQGVHVELKPGTSERFQAVMVAPDERGLVSKAAAVLALNSLRVHSATVNIHQGVAITEFVVSPLFGSPPAADLLRQQFVGALHGDVDVLGALEKKDSEAISSAVARAGEVQVGVPVTRSTAPPRILWLDTDTPGHLILEVRAMDRTGLLALLTRAMERAQADIEWAKVNTFGSTAADVFCVTVPEGADAQAAVEKHLMAVLGGRVDVLVDEPVGD
- the glnB gene encoding nitrogen regulatory protein P-II, which codes for MKLITAIVKPFTLDDVKTSLEDAGVLGMTVSEIQGYGRQKGHTEVYRGAEYSVDFVPKVRIEVVVDDSIVDKVVDSIVRAARTGKIGDGKVWVSPVDTIVRVRTGERGPDAL